The region TGTAGTTTGCTTTATAGGCTGAGGCCAGAGTGGAATGTTTTGATGAGGAGAATTCATCAGCTGCTGCCTATCTGAGCACAGGTGCATGATAAAGGAGTCACgaagcaaaataatttctttaaagtcCAGTAgttgatatttatttttttctttattcccaTGGGTAGTTTTAACCACATCTGATTATGTTTGGTATGAAAATGCCATTTTACAAGGTTTTCAAGTCACAAAAAAATAGGATAAATAGTGTAACTCATCTCCTGTCAGAATGTCACATTTGAATCTAAACATATTCTGTAAGGAACCTCAACATGAAACAATAATTTGTTCAATTCTCAGTGTGGTGACAGAACATTTCCACTGCACATTTGGTCTGGTGTAAGCAGGACTTCAAAGCCAGTGCAAGCATCCAAGTGGGGCACTGCTCACTGCTGAATCACCCACATCAAACGTGGATTTATCATCGGTGATGTGCAGCTACAACACAGAGCAGATGATCGAGAAGATGATTTCCTTCAGTCTTGATAGAGAATAACAGCAGAAGTCTTTGAAATTAAAGTCAAAGATGTTCCTTCCAGCACCAGTCTTGGCAGTCTGCAGAGAAATGACTTCAGCGAATTTCACACACAGACAGAACCatgggttgggttgggctggaagggaccttgaagctTATCCAGggccacctctgccatgggcatggacacttttatcccaggttgctccaagtctggtccaagctggccttgaacacttccaaggacaGGCGGGGATGTGTGTGCTCAGGTCAGGACTCTGCCTGGGgctcccagcagtgtccccatgtccctgtcagTGTCCCCTGCCTGCTGTAGCCAGGCCAGGGCCGGccggtggcaccagtgacccaacacagccccacagcccgaGGGCTCACTGGGCTTTAGGTGTGGGTCCTGCCTGGTGTTTAGGGACTGCCACACGAGTGGTTTGAATGGGCATTTCTCGGTGGGCCTGGAGAAAAGTGGTGACACCAACACTTGATACCGGCACTGACATCACCACTGGTACCAATACCAACACTGGTACCAATACTGACACAAGCAGCGACAACCAGCACTGGCACTGACACCAGCACTGAGCATGGCACCCAAACCGATACCGGCACCAGCACCGGCACTGGTACCGACATCAATGCTTGTACCGACAGTGACATCGCCACCACCACCTACACCGGCACTGACATTAACATCAGCACTGACACCGGCACTGAGCGTGGCACCCAAACCGATGCCAGCACCGGCACTGGTACCAACACTTCTACCAACAGCGACATCGCCACCGGCACCTACACCAGCAGCGAGCCCGGCACCGGCGCCTCACGGCGGCCGCTGAGGGAGGGCGAGAAGGGCGGGAAGCGGCGGCGCGCAGCCCAGGCGGGAAGGGGAGCGCGGGCCGGCGGCGTTGGCGCCCCCTAGTGGAGGTCCCAGAGGTCGCGCAGCGGCGCGGCCAGGCGCGGGTCCCGCGCGCGCAGCGCCCCCGCGTGGGCATGGCGGAGCGAGCGCAGCTCCGTGAGGCGCCCCAGAAGCCGCGCGAAGCGCTGCGGGTCCCGCGGGTGCTGCAGCTTCGAGTGCTTGTACAGGATCCCCAGCagcggctcctgcagctcctccacgTGGCGCTTGTCCCTCAGCAGCGGGCGGTCTGCGGGAGAGAGCGGTGAGCGGGATGCTCCGGGCGCCGCCGCCCCTCAGGGTCCGGTTGGCGCCGCCGCCCCTGAGGGGACAAATGGGAGCTCCCCCGGGGCAAGTGACAGCTCGTTGTTGTCACCGTCCCAGCTTACCTGAAAAGAACACTGTTGTTGCTACGAGCAGAGCGTACTCGGTCTCGGTCACTTTGAGTTCCCCCATGGTTCTGTAGAAGTAGAATAGGGCGGTGATGAACTCCTCAGTTATGccttgaaaatggaaaaaaaacccaacaatttttggtttaaaaaaaacccaaaaaaatcacCCCCaccaaaaacaagcaaacaaacccaaccaaaaaaccaaacaaaaacaaaacaaaaaaaaaaaaaccaaaccaaaaccccccAACAAAGGTGCAGAACAACGAGGGTGTTATTTCAGTGCAGGAATAGTTACAAATCTTTGCCTGAAGGGTGCGAGGTGACCCTGGTTCCATCTGGATCACTGTGTCCGGCTCTGGGCTTCCCAGGACAAgggacatggagctcctggagcaggtccagccAAGGCTGTGGAGCTCGTGAGGGGACTGGGACATCTCTCTTACAAGGAAATGGTGAATGGTTGGACTCtgtgatcttagaggtcttttccaagctaagtgattccatgattctgtgaaaggctgagggagctggggctgctcagcctcgagaggagccccagctgagaggggccctcagccctgggtgtccctgtctgCAAGGAGAGCAGGGACCAGCAATGGAACTGATGctcaggaagttccacctgaacatgaggaaaaaCTACTTTCCTTTGAgggaacagattgcccagagagagTGTGGAGTTTCCCTAACTGAAGATATTCCAGACCCATGTGGAGATGAGCGggtgccatgtgctctgggatgaccctgctggACCAGGCAGGTGGTACCAGGTGACTgtgatcccttccaacctcactcattccatgattctgtgaatctTTCAAGACTTGGGGCTGTTCTATTGCATGAAATAGTTAACTAACTTTGTGAAAACAATGTTAATTgctaaaataataacaaaagtTTTATGGTAGTGTATATTTATTTGAATGTGTATATTACCCAAGGAGTATAAGCAAGTATGAAGACACCCCTTCCTGCCATGAGGATGTAATGCCAGTGTGTAATATCTGAGGAGGTAATGCCAGAGCAGCTcaagggagaggagaaggaaagagagaagagaggaagaagagaagcaAAGAGATGGAACAGTGGCCATAGGGACAGTGTAGCTCAGTGTAAGAGAAGTGGGGCCAGTAAAGCAAAAAATTCACAATGTTTAGATTCTGAGACCTCCATTACCTGTGGTAGTAGTAGAAGTTGGCCTCTCTTTATTATGACACATTTCCATGGAATAAATATTGTTTTTATCAAGGTTTTGAACATGGCAACATGGCCCGTGATCAGAAAGTCTTACATGACCTGGAACAAGGCAGATGACAGTTCCCAGTCAAGCTTAAAGCAATCTTAAATATTTGTCTGTATCATTGCTGAAAATGTGTGAATTTCCCAGACCCATGAAGGTATAAAATCCTTTTTGGCATCTGGATCCAAGttctttgcttgcttttttatTGGTCAAGGTCTCTTGTGTTAAATTTGACACAATGTATAACAGGTAATTAATACAGCTGATATCATCCACTCACCCCACAATGATGCAAGTCAAGTATTTCAGACCTACTTTCACTGGTTGATGGCTGGCACTCGCTCATTCTTTGGTTGTAAATTTGGGCTGATCTCAAGAACATTGCCTCCACTGTGGACCCTTTCAGCAGAGCAATCTGGTCCTCACTGGCTAAACTCTCAAACCCTGCAGAGAAAGGTGCATGTTCAGAATCAGAgaaggctggggctgcctttAAGCCCTCAACATGAggtgaaaaatattattttttaaaaataaatatctttacTGGGAAGGAAGAGCCATGATTAAAGGATGCATGTGCCAAAGACTTATGATTTTTCTTGCTAGTTTGCAGGTTAgataattaggaaaaaaaaaaaaaaccaagaaggGGGAGTTTTCAGTGTTAAAAGATTCACAGGAAGATACAAGTAAAAAATTTGGGATTGATCAAGGGGTTATCAAAACATTCTTCCTAATACCTGATAAATACAGGCCTAACACCTTACAAATTTGCTGCATTGTTTAGTGACTGTGGATACTCCATTAATTGTtacattatttcctttttagaaATTGTGTTCATCTTTTGACAAGCTCATTGTCTGGACTTGTAATTCAAGAGCAAAGGAactttggtgattttttttttcttaaacctGATCAAAGCAGGATATGTAACACAAGCAAACAGACAGCTCACCCCTTCCttcagctctgccccacagaGATGCTGAATTACATCAAAAACCTGCTTTAGATATGGTGATTGACCTTTGTCAGTGAGTTTTACTGAGAAAAGTTATCAACCTCCCTGTCAAATGTTACTTTGTCAACTTTACACTGAAATGGAGTGAATTTAATTGCATGTTCCCTTGTTCTTtatgaaaggaaaatatgaatAAGAACACCTGGTTAGTCCCTTCAatgctgccttttcctttgAAGGAACATCTGGTTTTTCCTGTGGTGATTATGATAAATTGTAGACTTAACTGGATTTCAGAGAATGTGGTGAGATAGTAATTCCCTCTAGGTGGTATTTTGAGGTCCATGTGCTTCCAGAAAATGTCTCTACTCCATGtcagaaatggaaagaaatctAATCATAGCAAAGTTTTGAACTGAAAGTTTCTAGGTTGTCCTCATGACACATTAGAAGTACAAATAATCAGTTTAAAGCCTGTATTTTTCTCTGGTTCATGCCACCAGTTTGATTTGGTTCCTCTAATGTTCCCCAAAGGAAGGAACTCACCTGGGAGTCTTTTTGTGAAATCCACCAACACCTGGACATGGACAACAGCTGTCTCAGACAAGTGGAGGAAACTTTCCTCAGGGCTTGCAGTTTCCTGTAGCTGCAAAAAGAGCATTTGCACATTGGATATAGCCAAAATACACACCAGCAGTGACTCAGCAAtgcaggctgggggtgctggatACCTACAAACTTCTTGGCTTCCTCAAGGGGAATTGTGTATTTTTGGTGAGCTGCTACAATGTGGTCAAGAAGCTGATGTTCTCCTGGAGTAAGTTCCATCTTTTCTGATATctgctaaaaaaataaaccaatcAAATCACAACGACTTGGAGTAAGAATAAGCGAtaaaaagagatattttaaataggaaaatatCCCACTTTTCCAGATCTTGTTGTAGATGATACTTGCTTACTATTCAGTCCCTCATCTTCCAGCTTTATGTTGCAAAGGAAACTGCTCTTCTGCTTGAAATTCTTCCTGAGTCGCTTTGACTTGCACTGGACTTCAGTCAGCAAACCTGTGAGGTGTGAAGTGGCCATCAGCGCTTGCATTTTCAACTAATTAAAGTCTGGGGTCATCACTTTCATTAGAGATAACTCAGTCTTGCATCACAGAAGCTGTCACCTATAATGAACAATGTTTCCTAGAGAATGTGGCCCTGTGATTTATCAGGTGAGCTGATGTTCAGGGGCCACCAAAGGCCTCAGGGTCTGCAGGCATCCTTGTCCTTGTGGCTCCGTGACACACAGGCATTGGAATTTTTTACCAAAGCCCATCatgccatttttatttaaattttttccctcAAACGCTAAAGCTCCTCTGATCTGCTCACTGCTGTCCTGTTAAGACTGAGGATATTTAGCTTATCTTTCTagtacttccttttttttcttgtactgTCTTTGAACACCAGTTCTCTTAAGGTGAGGGGATACTTCCCAAGCATTGCTGGCTTCTGCACACCAAGATGTTAAAGGTGCCACCATTCCCAAAGttaattttcacagaatcacaaagttggaagagaccttcaagctcattgagtccaacctgtTCCCTAACATCTCAACtcacccctggcacccagtgccacatccaggctttgttaaacacccccagggatggtgactccaccacctccccgggcagaacattccagaactttatcactctttgtgtgaaaaactttttcctaatatccaacctgtcacagatatattttatgaaaaatacttttgctaggattttttctcctgagaagctgagaggcctcagaaacaaaatgtaaacaatgattatctgctgctgtgggatgcaacacGTGCATttttgattggtctcatgtggttgtttttaattaatgtcCAATCACAATCtagctgtctcagactctctggtcagtcacaagattttgttatcattccttttaattccttgcaagccttctgatgaaatccttttttctattcttttagtatggtTTTAACATATCGTTTTcgtatagtatagtataatataatatagcatagcgtagcataatataatataatataatataatataatataatataatataatataatataatataatataatataatataatataatataatataatataatataatataatataatataatataatataatatatcagccttctgaaacatggagtcaagattctcatctcttccctcatcttgggacccctgcaaacaccaccacaccaacctatatttcccttggtgcagctggagactgtgtcctctggttctgtcagttccTGAAGAAAGAGCCCAaccccacctgagcacagccacctttcagggagttgtagagagtgacaaggtcacccctgagtctccttttctccattctaaacaaccccagctttTTCTACATTTTCCTACAGCCAAACAAAGCTTCGACCAGCATCACAGGGAAGAGATTGACTTTGGAGAAGGTTTTATCTGCAGCGATTAGCCAAGAATCCATCATCAGGAAGGAGCACTCACACTCTGCCAGCAttcccacagctctgcacttCTTGAGGCGGCACTCCTGGCACTTCCTCCTCATGTACATGTCCATCTCGCAGTGCCCGCCGCTCTTGCAGCGGTACACCGCCTTCTTGGTGATGCTGCGCCGGAAGAAGCCTGAAATGAGCACCAGCTTGTGAAAAACATGTTTACTTTCTTGGGAAAATGTAAAAAGTTTCATAAAGGACAACAGAAGACAAGGATCATAGGCCAGGTGCATCTTGGCACTCATTTAAGACAACGCTGTTACTTTTGGGGATACCTCTTAAATACCTTTTCTCttacatcagcctgttgcatatttaTAGACTCATGTATATCTATAAACCAGTTTCCATTTTTCAGGGACTATTTTACATGGCTTCTCTTTGGGTCTGCTTTTTTAGAGCATGTGCgtttcttggctgtggttttggctCCTTCTCTTTATCATTTCCAGTTTGGGCCTTGGTCCACACTGTCCTTAGATGGTGAGTGCTGACAGTTGGCAGATCTGTACAGGTGTCTTTATCTTATGTTCACTGGATGTTATCTTATTCAAGTAGGCATTTTAACACAAGTATATAgctattataatatatatagtatgAGCTATGTAATATATATAGCACAAGCTATTATAATATAACTTATATTagctatataatatatatatagtataagGTATAGCTTATATTCGctattttatatatagtataaGTTATTATAATATAGCTTATATTagctatataatatatatagtataagGTACTATAGCTTATATTagctatataatatatatagtataagGTATTATAGCTTATATTagctatataatatatatagtataagTTATGATTAATATAGCTTATATTAGCTATTTCACTACTATGTCTaagcttaattaattaattaacagaaataaaaattttgtagcaaagttactttaacatatatagtatataaattgtaatatttgtgaaaagccaatttTGTAATACGTATCTGTAAcatggggatggctggagaaaTTGCAGGAGCTTTATCTCACAAGTGTCCTCCAGGTCTGAAtggttgggtttttaaaatggaaatgttaCCTTGATTTTcaatctgctttttaaaaatatagttATGTCTGGTTCTTTCTGACTGATATTAATTGACATTTTCCAcacatggaatcatagaatatgctgatTTGGAAGCGACCCATGAAGATCACCAAGTCcatcccctggccctgcacagacaccccaaatcccagcctgtGCATCACTGAGAGCAGTGTTcaaatgctcctggagctctggcagcctcagggcagtgctgggcacctttgggggcagcctgggcagtgctcaACACCCTTGGGGGAAGAAACTTCCCTGAGATCCAACCTAaactcccctgacacagctccagcccttccctcaggtcctgtgcctgctcacagagagcagagatcagagcagCACTTCAGCTCCCATACCAACAAGTTAAAATGTGATCGCTACTTGCTTTTATTCAATTATAGTAATAAGTGAAATTAATAACACTGAAACCAATCTCTAAGAAATGTTCATGAGAAAAGCAGCACGTGCTTACACTAACGCTATACTAATGATTCATCAATGCGAACAGGAGATGCTTAAAGTGCTTGTATTAAATAGagactaaaaatatttcttcaaagaATGTTATAAAAACGTGAATTTGGAGTGATGTTGTTAGGTAGGGGGTTCATTAGATAAACGAAAAGCCCCTGTGGCAACACCAGCTCAAATCTGAGGCCCCGCGTCCCCGCTGACCTTTGCAGCCCTCGCAGGTCAGCGCGTTGTAGTGATAGCCCGAGGCCTTGTCCCCGCACACCAcgcacagctcctcctgccccttcaGCCTCACCGCCGGGCTCAACCGCGGCCTCTTGAGCGCCTGGAACGCCCCGTCCTCCCCGTGGGGAGCCGGGAAGGGGCCCTTGCTGAGCTCGCAGCTGCTGCCCACGCAGGGCCCGTCGCCGTAGGGCGGCTCCAGGCTGTAGGGCCCGtacggggccgggccgggctgcggcTGCAGCGCTGGCACCGGCACCGCCGAGTACTGGCAGTACGGGCCAGCCTGGAAATCCGCGTCCTGCAGCGGGTAGTTGATGTGCTCCGGTAAAACATCTGTGCCGGGGAAATGGAAAGTGCAGTGAGAACCTGGAGAATATCtcaacagcagctgctccaaagtTTGAAAATGTGTAgctatgatattttctgaaaaatcctttccttaggatttttttctcctgagaagctgagaagcctcaggaacaaaatgtaaacaatggttatctgctgctgtggaatgcaacaggtgcatctgtgattggtctcatgtgtttgtttctgattaatggccaatcacagtcagcaggctcagacacagagccctagccacaaacctttgttatcagtctttcttattctattctcaGCCAGCCTTCacatgaaatcctttcttctattcttttagtatagttttcataaaatatatatcataaaataataaatcaagccttctgaaacatggagtcagatcctcgtctcttccctcatccttggacccctgtgaacatcaTCACAAAAATGTTTTATAGATTTTAGTAGCATAAATATTAGAGGAACATGTTTTCAGAGGGGCAACCTGACACGTTCTATTTAAATTTAAACCTGTAATGTTCTTAAGTGaaatctgaaatgcagcaaataTAGCTCAGTAACAGTTTGGGCAATATCATGTGGATTAGTGTTAGTAGATAATTGAATATGACCAACTGTGATGGCACAGTTGCCTTCAGATCTTACACTTGTTTTTATTAGTTGTCCATACTACAGTCAAATATGTTCCACAAGTGAATTTCTTAATGAATAAAGTGTTTCTTACTGATACATATCTCAGGCatcattttgaaaatgttgcACAAGGGTCTGAGAAAAATTGTGTAGGAATCAGAGAGTACTAAAAATTACTGTGACAGGGGTCTTAAAGTTGAACTTCAGAGGAGTAAAAGGCAGAAACTTGTTTTATTTAGTATTTTCTCACACATCTTTACAGTTATGAAATTTTAGTTTAGTGAAATGAAGGTACAGAATTACAAAGAGAGTTTCTTCCTGCCTTTCTGTCTGTTGAGTTTCAGTTTTATCCAGCCTCCCTTAAATATACACAGCTATACCAAAGAAAGCCTGTGCAACATGCATCATGTTTCATGCTTCCTTTGGGATTATTAAAATCTCTATAAAAACAAATTGGgaagattttttaaagcagattttttttttccttttagtggACTTTGAGTCCTGCCTTTAGTCTTGCTGAATCCAATGAGTTATTGCAATTATAGTTCCATAAGATATAGATCAGGCATTTTCTATTAATAATGTATCTGGAATATGAAATAAAACCTGTGTCTTCTCCATGCAGGTCAAAGGGAGACAGCACTGGGAATGTTTCAGAATAATCCCATTATGCTCAAAAATCTGTATGAGCGCACAGTAATAGATTTCCATACACTTTCAGTAGGAGCTTGGTAAGAGCTTTCAAGTGCAttaaagataaattaaaatgaattaaacaaaaaataattcccCCAGGAGTTCattttgctgcatttccagagTACAAAACTTGCTTTGCTCACCATAGTACTGGAGGGGCTCGGGCAGGCCGTACCCATCAGGGACGGTGACAAAGGTGTTGGCcatgctctgctcccagctgcactGCTTCATCCACTCTGCTCTGGGACCAGCCTTCAAACAGCAacctggggaaaggggaaaggaagagaaacac is a window of Melospiza georgiana isolate bMelGeo1 chromosome 23, bMelGeo1.pri, whole genome shotgun sequence DNA encoding:
- the LOC131092911 gene encoding bile acid receptor-like; its protein translation is MKQCSWEQSMANTFVTVPDGYGLPEPLQYYDVLPEHINYPLQDADFQAGPYCQYSAVPVPALQPQPGPAPYGPYSLEPPYGDGPCVGSSCELSKGPFPAPHGEDGAFQALKRPRLSPAVRLKGQEELCVVCGDKASGYHYNALTCEGCKGFFRRSITKKAVYRCKSGGHCEMDMYMRRKCQECRLKKCRAVGMLAECLLTEVQCKSKRLRKNFKQKSSFLCNIKLEDEGLNSKQVSSTTRSGKISEKMELTPGEHQLLDHIVAAHQKYTIPLEEAKKFLQETASPEESFLHLSETAVVHVQVLVDFTKRLPGFESLASEDQIALLKGSTVEAMFLRSAQIYNQRMSECQPSTSESHVRLSDHGPCCHVQNLDKNNIYSMEMCHNKERPTSTTTTGITEEFITALFYFYRTMGELKVTETEYALLVATTVFFSDRPLLRDKRHVEELQEPLLGILYKHSKLQHPRDPQRFARLLGRLTELRSLRHAHAGALRARDPRLAAPLRDLWDLH